The Hevea brasiliensis isolate MT/VB/25A 57/8 chromosome 1, ASM3005281v1, whole genome shotgun sequence DNA segment TAGGTTGACTAACACTAACAAACTGGAACAATTTTAGACCACACCATTAAGAAAAAATGGAGCATTCAGATAAAATATTAtacaaaaattgaaagaaaaacacTCTTACTAATACTCCCATTctgacaatgcttaatacttcaGTATCCTTGGTAAACAGGGTGGCAATGGAACCAAAAGAAATACCCAGAATTGCAGCCAAGGAAGCACCAGTGAGCAGACCAATCTAGAAAAACAAGCACATCAAGCTGTAAGCAAACTCTAATATTATAGCAATAGATATCCTAGCATGATGGAAATATGAGGTCAACTACTtgataaaaagaagaaaagaaagagagagagagagagagagagagagaaagagagaggctaCCTTCAACACAAAGTTCGTAACTTCTTTCACATATTTGTAGTTGCCCTTTGAGAAATAACTCGCAGTCAGAGCCTACAAAATATATAGAATATTGGGCATCAACTAGACACAAATTTATGTGCAGGCATGCAACATACATGACATGACAGTGAACCATATATTACAGAGCTTTACTCAACTAGAAACACAGAACTTTCCCGAAAGAGTTTATATTACACGAACCAAATGCATAGATCGAAGATTAGCATAAAAATAATTCTTAAGTGTAAGAATATCACTAccgtttaaaatattaaaataccagTTGAAGTTATATTCATGAGCTTACTTCTTGCTTTAAACAGCAATTTTTATTTGATTGATTTAAATTACAAGAAACACATATTTGTCCATCCACGTTCTTAAGGCTTAAATAgaggaattaaaagggataatagATAAGGAAAAAAATGGCTGCAAGTTACAGTTTTTTGTTGACATTGACAATATAAATTAAATGGAGAGATCTCTGTACCTGACCAGATGCCGCAAGTGCATCTGTAAGAAGAGATACAGCCAACCATACTTGCATGCATATCTGATGTGCAGCCATGGCTTCAGGACCTTGACGAGCAGCCATTGAAGTCGCTAATGTCATCGTTGTTAATACAGCAAGAGTTCTTCCAATAAGAAAACCACCTACAAGATTTCACCAATTGTAAGTGAACAAAATAAGAATACCAAGAATCTCAACAAAACAACATAACATATAGATAGATGAAGAAATGAAATTAGTTAAATGACATAACAAGTGCAATAATCCACCATTCAAATCAATGCAATGCTACAATGCCACAGAATGACTATCATAATGGAATAAGATTGCATGTATTAAGTAGTTCCAGTTTTCTTTTCAGATTAAGGAAAGAACTCACCAGATTTCAAATAGACACCAAATTGCAAGGCTCCCATCTTCGGAGGCAATAATATAACCCTCTTATTTAGATCCCAAATCATTAAGAAGGTGACAATATATCTACAAGAAGAAACTTTTAGCATGataattgaaaatgaaataaaataaaattgcatGAAGAAGGCATCCAATGCATAGAGAACATACTGAGAAATGACAGTGGAAATTGCAGCTCCAATTACACCCAACTTAAAATAATACATGAGTATGGGAAATAAAAATACGGCTGATAAATTACCCCGGGCTGCACAtggaagaactaaatcaattagcTGGAACAGAAATACAGCAAGAAAGTAATCAAAAAATTCGGGGAAAACACTAGCGCCAGTTATACTAAACCATATACCCAGAGAAGGAGGCAAGGAGGTAGAGCGGGAGGGAGAgcaacaagcaataaataaaaccacaaacaataaaaaaatattatttttcttaataaaTTTTTTCAGAGCATTAAACAACCAAAGCGCCAAAATCCAACATCAACATCTTTCCAATtcaataaccaaaaaaaaaaaaaaatctctttggCAATTATTATATGTGAAAAATGGATTCTCTAACATGGTTTGACACATATGGATTAATCAGTAAAAAAAAATGTCTATCAGTATTAActactgaaatgatgtttgattatAACTAGCTTCACTATGCAATGACTGCATATTTCATGTAAGCAATAAGTAATTAGTAATCCATCTGTATATTCATAATTTTAGTGTCCAAAAAAGACGGTCTACAACATATAGTCTAAAAATAAATCATACTCATCAACTAATAAGTTTTAGCTCGATGGTACTAGAgtcatttcaagaattgtgagaTCTTGAAGTCAAGTCCCAATTGGAACCAAAAAAACCATTATAATACTAAAAGAACAACTAAAAAACTTTGGCACATGCCAAAAGCACAAACACAAACAGTAAACATAACAATGAGTATGGAATGTGATACAAACATTTGGAAACATTTAATGAGACAAAACAACAAAAATAATGAAGGTTTTCATGCTCGACTATATACATTCAGAAATTAAACAAGCACTTGCCTAAACAATAAACAGGAGACTTTGTATCCTTGAAGCCCCGGAAAATGCCTTGAAGAGCTAAAGACACTACAACTGCAGGAGCACCAAGGGCTCTTAGTGAAAGAAATCGTTCTGCAGGTACCCGCATCGGTGAATCCTGTTCAGAAAATGATAGCCAGGAAAACCTTTTCCATATGAATCATACATCTCATAAAGTAGGATTTGTTGAGAAAGTTGTTTTCATGAGTTGCAGTATGACAGGTCTCCCAATCTCCCATCTAAAGCAactttctccttttcttttctttgtattATATTGTGTTCATTTATTTTTGGCTTTTGGCATTCAAAGATGTAGCTGAATTCAAAAGTTCATACATAATTTCtgaaattgagttttcaactagCTTTTTATAAAGGTAGGCACAAATCTATAGAGGTTTGCACAAACTTAGTATATGCAAAACTCACCAATTTTATGCCCATCAAGTTAAGAAATGGTCCACATCCCAAAGAGAGAGCCACTGCCTCAAAGATGCCAATACCAACAGCTAACAATAAGGCTGTGGACACAGAGGATAGTTGCTTTCTTTCAGGCACCTCAGCAGTAGGTTTGCCATTTGTAATGTTTTCCTGAACATTCTGTTCTGCATAACAAGCAACTCACTTAAATTTGAAACTGAAAATGCTAGTAATTCATTTTCTTATTTGCAACGAAAACCTATAATAAAAAGGCCACGTTCAAAAAGATGGCTATCAGACATCAAACACAGGTAGAAGTCTTAGCTAACCCAATGCACCCAAGTCAGAAACATATCaggtacttgaatggatattgtTACTTTTATATGATCTTCTAAATATAAGGAAGGGCtaagaaaacaaaaattaaacACATTAACGTAGGACATAAATATGCTTCTGACACTTCCACACGAATCGAACAACACAGCTTTAAATTTACCTGAAGtagaatattttatttcattcttGGCAATGTCTTCAGCAACGAAAGAAGTTGCAACACTAAGAAGAGGAATATTAAACAACTTTGATATATTGTTAAATATTGTAATGGAAACACCAGCTGAACCCAGCTCCACAGGACCTACGAAAGCAAGACAGAAGCATATGTATCAAGAACACTCAAACAGCCTTAACCTATCTGATGAAATCCATATATAATTATGTATGAACATAGAAACAAATTAAATAATCAATCCAAACATTAAGCCCTGGCCAAACGCCAGAACTTATTAACACAGGGTAATTACATTGTTAGTCGCTCAGACTACAGGTTGAGTTCTCATTGATCACTAAACTTTAATTTGTTATACTTTCATTATGCAGCATTAAATCCTACAATTAGTTACTGACAACGTTATTGGAACACCATTCACATTACTGCAACTCACTGGAAATCCAATGTGGCAGCCTAACCGGCATTTGAATGCTGAATAGTTGTAGAATAATTAATAACTGACGGGATAAAGAAAGAAATTCGCAAAACTATACAACTATAGGCTAAAAGTGAAGCTTAGTAAGTTGGATTTCCGTTCAGTTCTGTTAAGATATGTACAATAAATAGCTAGGATATGTGTATCTGTAGTGATTGTGTGAATATATTTAGGTGCTAGAATCGTGGCTATAATTAcgtatttaattaggattttatttCCTATTTAGTTGACCTATACAGATTATAAATTGACACCATTGGCTTGAGGGAATAATCAAgctcttcaatcattctcaatattcttcttctgttctattttctcacatggtatcagagctctCGGTGGGTCTGATTTGAAATCTGAAACAGAGTCCTCATAGGGAggaactttccctctttttctggtCACTTTTTGGGAGTCCGTGGCTGTCACAGCTTAGCCTAGTGGATTACCCAGCCCAAGATCAGCCTCAACCACGCTGGTCCCGTCACCTGTTTCTCACTTTTTTGTCACTATCTCTTTATACAGTAGGCTTTTCTGACGTATTTCTGAGCAACATTTCAGTGTGCTTCTCTTGCCAACATGTCTGAGATTGAGGAGTCCTCCAATACAGCCTCCAACACAGGTTCTGAGATTCTCACACCCATATCCAACACAGGTTCTGAGATTCTCAAACCTATAATTTCTTCCATTGGTAATTCACCAGCTATTACTACTGTTAAATTAGTAGGAAGTCAAAATTATATGTCTTGGGCTGCATCAGTGGAATTATGATTTATAGGGCAGAGGTATGATGACCACTTGGTTAAAAATGCCATAGATATAGCTTTAACAAATAAAGCTAATTGGACTAAGATTTATGCTCAATTATGTAGTCTCTTGTGGCATTCTCTAAACCCAAAATTACTTAATATTTTTCAGTCTTGTAAAACCTGTTGCAAAGTCTGGACTAAGGCAAAAACCTTATATACAAATGATGTTCAGCGTATTTATAAAATAGTATCAGATATGGTTCATCTGCAGCAAAATCAACAAGATATGTCTAGTTATTTGGGATAGGGAGAATCACTGAAAGATGAATTTAATTCTATCATGCCATGTACTAATAATATTTCTGAGCAACAGCGGGACAGGTTCTTCACAGTTTTGGCAATGATTGGGCTAAGACCTGACCTTAATTATGTTAGAGACCAGATATTAACTAGTCCTGTTATTCCCACTGTAGAGGATGTGTCTGCCAGGCTTCTACGCATCTCACTCAATAAGGATAATTTCTCCGAAATTGAATAATCAGTTTTAGCTGCACAAAGTAAAAACCAACCGAGTCAGGATACTTATCAGAGAGGCAAGGCTAAAAGGCTCCATTGCACTTATTGTGATAAGAGTAATCACACTCGAGACACTTGTTGGGCCCTTCATGGTCGACCACCACGCCCCATTCAGTCAAATAATGTAGGCCGATCAACTACTCATATGGCTCAATCCAGTGAAAATAGTATTCTTCCATTACCTGATGGAAAGGATCAGGTGTCAGATTCTATCCTATTAACTGGAGCTGATTACATGGAGTATTTGCAATATCAAACAGCTAAACAACAATCTTCTAGATGTGCTCATTCTGGTAATTCCTTTGCTTGTCTAACACAGTCTTCGCTCACTGGTCCATGGATCCTAGACTCTGGTGCTTCTGATCATATATCTGATAACAAAAGTCTTTTATCATCTCTAGTTTCTCCTCCAGTTTTGTCTAAAGTTACTTTGGCTAATGGTTCACAAACTTTAGTTAAGGGCATATGAGAAGTAAAAATCTTTTCATCTATTCCTTTAACCACAGTTTTGTTCACTCCAGAATGCCCATATAATTTAATCtccattagtaaattgactaaaAATCCCAATTGTCTGTCATCTTTACAGCTGACTCTGTTGTTGTGCAGGACCGGAGTACGGGGAAGATGATTGGAATAGGATGTGAGTCACAAGGGTTGTACCAtctttctacttcaaattctccAATTGCTCTTGCCTCTACCACTTCCGCTGATCTTCTTCACAGTCGTCTGGGTCATCCGAGTcttgccaaattgcaaaaattagttCATAGTCTTTCTAGTTTATCTTCTTTTGAATGTGAGTCCTGTCAACTTAAGAAACAAAGTCATGTTTCCTTTCCCAAGCGAGTCAATAATAGGGCTAAGTCCATGTTTAAAATTGTCCATTCATACATTTGAGGTCCAAGTCGTGTCAGTACAACTTTgggatttcattattttgttacttt contains these protein-coding regions:
- the LOC110673316 gene encoding protein DETOXIFICATION 45, chloroplastic isoform X2; its protein translation is MMTTRQLGASTLSGGLARKSSVRNGVAKGMGRFSLVCPSEVVKRLGCRDVASNCRLSAEYRNHFSPFVTRGKKRRFGIAFNQSRSGCGVESTNVQERSILEEEYSLNSSRDEHLESTGIPIDQSHSSDVKRELIMLSLPAVAGQAIDPLAQLMETAYIGRLGPVELGSAGVSITIFNNISKLFNIPLLSVATSFVAEDIAKNEIKYSTSEQNVQENITNGKPTAEVPERKQLSSVSTALLLAVGIGIFEAVALSLGCGPFLNLMGIKLDSPMRVPAERFLSLRALGAPAVVVSLALQGIFRGFKDTKSPVYCLARGNLSAVFLFPILMYYFKLGVIGAAISTVISQYIVTFLMIWDLNKRVILLPPKMGALQFGVYLKSGGFLIGRTLAVLTTMTLATSMAARQGPEAMAAHQICMQVWLAVSLLTDALAASGQALTASYFSKGNYKYVKEVTNFVLKIGLLTGASLAAILGISFGSIATLFTKDTEVLSIVRMGVLFVSVSQPMNALAFIFDGLHYGVSDFPYAARSMMLVGAISSVFLLYAPPVIGLPGVWLGLALFMGLRTAAGFIRLLSKSGPWWFLHKDLHSAQVAC
- the LOC110673316 gene encoding protein DETOXIFICATION 45, chloroplastic isoform X1, with the protein product MMTTRQLGASTLSGGLARKSSVRNGVAKGMGRFSLVCPSEVVKRLGCRDVASNCRLSAEYRNHFSPFVTRGKKRRFGIAFNQSRSGCGVESTNVQERSILEEEYSLNSSRDEHLESTGIPIDQSHSSDVKRELIMLSLPAVAGQAIDPLAQLMETAYIGRLGPVELGSAGVSITIFNNISKLFNIPLLSVATSFVAEDIAKNEIKYSTSEQNVQENITNGKPTAEVPERKQLSSVSTALLLAVGIGIFEAVALSLGCGPFLNLMGIKLDSPMRVPAERFLSLRALGAPAVVVSLALQGIFRGFKDTKSPVYCLARGNLSAVFLFPILMYYFKLGVIGAAISTVISQYIVTFLMIWDLNKRVILLPPKMGALQFGVYLKSGGFLIGRTLAVLTTMTLATSMAARQGPEAMAAHQICMQVWLAVSLLTDALAASGQALTASYFSKGNYKYVKEVTNFVLKIGLLTGASLAAILGISFGSIATLFTKDTEVLSIVRMGVLFVSVSQPMNALAFIFDGLHYGVSDFPYAARSMMLVGAISSVFLLYAPPVIGLPGVWLGLALFMGLRTAAGFIRLLSKSGPWWFLHKDLHSAQLAS